A window from Deltaproteobacteria bacterium encodes these proteins:
- a CDS encoding TIGR03960 family B12-binding radical SAM protein, with amino-acid sequence MNSTRVNRQATAASSKYEALLPLVRRPSRYLGLEINVPEKSWDTYPVRIALAFPDVYEVGMSHLGILLLYDIVNRLDWAAAERVFAPWPDMEALLRAHSLPLVTLESATPLSAFDIVGFSLQYELSYTNVLNMLQLGGIPLRSADRHRAMPVVLGGGPCTFNPEPVAPFFDAFALGDGEELLIEVAKKVRQWKNSSANRFELLEELAQLDGIYVPAFFEPHYLADGRISHIVPRSSHRVRVHKRILPQLEASRPPGKPLVPTTAIVHDRLRFEVVRGCSRGCRFCQAGYIYRPVRERSAADLLSSLQQALAATGYDEVSLLALSIGDYSCIHQVLRLLMKKYSSDHLAVSLPSLRVGTLDKEMIAEVDRVRKTGFTLAPEAGSHRLRHVINKAISEPELLETVEAVYQAGWPLLKLYFMMGLPTETKEDRQALVDLALKVWQQAASCRPARRLHVSISTFVPKPHTPFQWESQMSLAEMRHCLQFFKKQLRRKGLSFKWNQPYQSMLEGVFSRGDRRLANVLLTAYQLGCRFDGWSDQLRAELWQRAFAANHLEPEFYCERPRDRLEVLPWEHLDCGVDPEYLWKEYQKAMKQTLTPDCRQQGCTSCGVCDHQQVRPQLRLLKEEESQEVAMPGQIQPSDPHEKRCWFVIRYAKQGVARFLSHLETVNVFRRALKRAALPLCYSEGYHPVPRLSFGNALPLGMESRVEEMEVLFYDALPPEEIAVRLNSQLPTGLEVVQVSRKEKHQPNRAYLVTYEAVLSEQCWPMAGFLRFNKNDLAPLRQKSKKGDKEISLQNRLRDLVLVTPDTLRFGLLEGINGNIRVRDLLCHLFEVPEEVVATARIVKTSAVPVKGL; translated from the coding sequence ATGAATAGCACCAGAGTGAACAGACAAGCTACTGCCGCCTCGAGCAAGTATGAGGCTCTTTTGCCTCTGGTGCGCAGACCAAGCAGATATCTTGGTCTGGAAATCAATGTACCTGAAAAGAGCTGGGACACCTATCCGGTTCGTATAGCTCTGGCCTTTCCAGACGTCTATGAGGTGGGCATGTCGCACCTCGGCATTTTACTCCTCTACGATATTGTCAACCGCCTCGACTGGGCTGCTGCTGAACGTGTCTTCGCACCCTGGCCGGACATGGAGGCCCTGCTGCGGGCGCACTCCTTGCCGCTGGTCACTCTGGAGTCCGCCACGCCCCTTTCTGCCTTTGATATCGTTGGCTTCAGTCTGCAGTACGAACTCAGCTACACCAACGTGCTCAATATGCTGCAGCTGGGTGGCATTCCCCTTCGCTCGGCAGATCGCCACAGAGCCATGCCTGTCGTACTGGGAGGAGGCCCCTGCACTTTCAATCCGGAGCCTGTGGCCCCTTTTTTTGACGCCTTTGCTCTTGGAGACGGCGAAGAGCTGTTGATCGAGGTGGCGAAAAAAGTGCGCCAGTGGAAAAACAGTTCTGCAAACCGCTTCGAACTTCTCGAAGAGCTGGCTCAGCTCGATGGAATCTACGTCCCTGCCTTTTTTGAACCGCACTACCTGGCCGACGGCAGAATTTCGCATATAGTGCCCCGCTCTTCTCACAGGGTTCGCGTGCACAAGCGCATTTTGCCGCAGCTCGAAGCAAGCAGACCTCCTGGCAAGCCGCTGGTACCTACCACTGCCATCGTGCATGACCGCCTGCGTTTTGAAGTTGTTCGCGGCTGCAGTCGCGGCTGCCGCTTCTGTCAGGCAGGCTACATCTATCGCCCGGTAAGGGAGCGATCTGCTGCAGATCTGTTGTCATCTTTGCAGCAGGCCCTGGCAGCCACCGGCTACGATGAAGTCTCCCTGCTGGCCCTCAGTATAGGCGACTACAGCTGTATTCACCAGGTTCTGCGCCTGCTGATGAAAAAATACAGCAGCGACCACCTGGCAGTTTCCCTGCCCAGTCTGCGCGTTGGCACGCTCGACAAAGAGATGATCGCTGAGGTGGACAGAGTCAGGAAAACCGGCTTTACTCTGGCTCCCGAAGCGGGCAGCCACAGGCTTCGCCATGTCATCAACAAAGCCATCAGTGAACCTGAGCTGCTGGAAACGGTCGAGGCCGTATACCAGGCTGGCTGGCCTCTGCTCAAGCTCTATTTCATGATGGGCTTGCCCACTGAGACAAAAGAGGACCGGCAGGCTCTGGTAGATCTGGCCCTGAAAGTCTGGCAGCAGGCCGCCAGCTGCAGGCCTGCACGCCGGCTGCACGTGAGTATTTCCACCTTTGTTCCCAAACCTCATACGCCATTTCAATGGGAATCTCAGATGAGCCTCGCTGAAATGAGGCACTGTTTGCAGTTTTTCAAAAAGCAGCTGCGCAGAAAAGGATTGAGCTTCAAATGGAACCAACCTTACCAGAGCATGCTGGAAGGCGTCTTTTCCAGGGGTGATCGTCGTCTTGCCAATGTTTTACTCACCGCTTATCAACTGGGCTGCCGCTTTGACGGTTGGAGCGACCAGCTTCGTGCGGAGCTCTGGCAGAGGGCCTTCGCTGCAAACCATCTCGAACCCGAGTTTTACTGCGAGCGGCCCCGCGACCGCCTAGAGGTACTGCCCTGGGAGCATCTGGATTGCGGCGTCGATCCAGAGTACCTGTGGAAAGAATACCAGAAGGCCATGAAGCAAACTCTCACCCCGGACTGCCGCCAACAAGGCTGCACCTCCTGCGGCGTCTGTGATCACCAGCAGGTGAGGCCCCAGTTGCGGCTGCTCAAAGAAGAAGAGAGTCAGGAAGTAGCTATGCCCGGGCAAATCCAACCGTCAGACCCTCATGAAAAACGCTGCTGGTTTGTCATCCGCTACGCCAAACAAGGTGTTGCTCGTTTTCTCAGCCATCTGGAAACGGTCAATGTCTTTCGGCGGGCTCTCAAAAGGGCGGCTCTGCCGCTCTGTTACAGTGAGGGCTACCACCCTGTACCCAGACTTTCTTTTGGAAATGCCCTGCCGCTGGGTATGGAAAGCCGGGTAGAGGAGATGGAAGTGCTCTTCTATGATGCTCTACCACCAGAGGAAATAGCTGTTCGCCTCAACAGCCAGCTGCCCACTGGCCTAGAGGTCGTCCAGGTAAGCAGAAAAGAGAAGCACCAGCCCAACAGGGCATATCTGGTCACCTATGAGGCCGTGCTTTCTGAGCAATGCTGGCCAATGGCAGGGTTCCTCCGTTTCAACAAGAATGACCTCGCCCCCTTGCGGCAGAAATCCAAAAAAGGCGACAAAGAAATTTCTCTGCAGAACCGTCTGAGAGATCTTGTGCTGGTGACTCCTGACACCCTCAGATTCGGACTGCTCGAAGGGATCAACGGCAACATACGCGTGCGCGATCTCCTCTGTCATCTCTTCGAGGTGCCCGAAGAAGTCGTGGCCACGGCTCGCATCGTAAAAACCTCGGCTGTACCTGTGAAAGGGTTGTAG
- the polA gene encoding DNA polymerase I encodes MANSPRTLYLIDGSSYIYRAFYAIPSLSTSHDLPTNAAYGFLGMLRRVLTVTQPEYMAVALDAPGPTFRHELSPAYKANRPQMPEALASQLPFIRRIITAYGIAALEVPGYEADDIIATITTWAAGQGTEVVIVSGDKDLLQLVSANIQVWDTMKDRRLGPAEVEELFGVPPSRVVEIMALAGDSTDNIPGVPGIGPKTARRLIKEFGSIESLLANLDKIPSAKQRARLETYADQARLSRQLVVLDSQVPLPKDWSQFKVARKDNDALAAIFRELEFHKFLRELEGNLHEPAAVAAGTSYTCVSTESELTELSSRLGHQRQIAVVASARGRSPLSARVRGLAVSWQPRTGCYIPLTGSPADRRSRMPLEVFRKSLAPVLTDEKILKVSPDSKTTWLLLHTMGIDCQGLHFDPLLAAYLLDPGKGRYSLRTIASKYLNVSLPSAKESHRPGQKAPGSVSASPAIVQAAAAEAEASLRLREVLHRKLELEQLAQLFYDVEMPLTGVLARMELRGVRLATEQLQRLSQELSEKLALSEERIFSMAGEVFNVNSSQQLAAILFDKLGLPTRKKTKTGYSTDMGVLSSLAHLHPLPAEVITYRSLLKLKNTYVDSLPRLIHPATGRIHTSYNQMVTATGRLSSSNPNLQNIPVRTQEGRAIRRAFVAAEGSCLLAADYSQIELRILAHLSDDEALKQAFLSEQDIHRQTAAELFSVEPQAVTESMRRRAKTINFGIIYGMSPYGLAKELHITQAEARDLIDLYFQRHKGVGRYLEKVTEEARQQGFVTTLFGRKRYLPDLQSRNRNVRRFAERTAVNTPIQGTAADIIKIAMIRIDRELRFRRLPATMIMQVHDELVFEVVAEVLTEVTALVREQMESVVALSVPLRVKTNYGDNWDQAH; translated from the coding sequence ATGGCCAACTCCCCCAGAACGCTCTATCTCATAGATGGCAGTTCGTATATATATCGCGCCTTTTACGCCATCCCCAGTCTGAGCACCTCCCATGACCTGCCAACAAACGCAGCCTATGGTTTCCTCGGCATGCTCAGGCGCGTTCTGACTGTCACGCAGCCTGAATATATGGCGGTGGCCCTGGATGCACCCGGACCAACCTTTCGTCATGAACTCAGTCCTGCCTACAAGGCCAACCGCCCGCAAATGCCGGAGGCACTCGCCTCGCAGCTCCCTTTTATACGAAGGATCATAACTGCCTATGGCATTGCCGCCTTGGAGGTCCCCGGCTACGAGGCTGACGATATCATTGCCACCATCACCACCTGGGCAGCCGGCCAGGGCACAGAAGTGGTCATTGTCTCCGGCGACAAAGATCTGTTGCAGCTGGTTTCAGCCAACATCCAGGTGTGGGACACTATGAAAGACCGTCGCCTCGGACCAGCGGAAGTGGAAGAGCTCTTCGGGGTGCCACCCTCCAGGGTGGTAGAAATAATGGCACTTGCAGGCGACAGCACTGACAACATACCTGGTGTCCCAGGTATAGGACCCAAGACAGCCCGGCGGTTGATCAAAGAGTTTGGCAGCATCGAATCCCTGCTGGCTAATCTGGACAAGATTCCCTCAGCAAAACAAAGAGCCAGACTCGAGACCTATGCTGATCAGGCCAGATTGTCCCGCCAGCTCGTTGTTCTGGACTCGCAGGTGCCTCTGCCCAAAGACTGGAGCCAATTCAAAGTTGCCCGCAAGGACAACGACGCCCTGGCTGCCATCTTTCGAGAGCTGGAGTTCCACAAATTTCTCAGGGAACTGGAGGGCAACCTTCATGAACCTGCTGCAGTCGCTGCCGGCACCTCCTACACATGTGTCTCCACAGAAAGTGAGCTCACAGAGCTTTCCTCCCGGCTAGGCCACCAGAGACAGATAGCCGTCGTCGCCTCAGCCAGAGGACGAAGTCCCCTGTCGGCCAGAGTCCGGGGATTGGCAGTCTCCTGGCAACCACGAACTGGTTGCTACATTCCGCTGACTGGCTCCCCAGCAGACCGACGTTCACGGATGCCGCTGGAGGTCTTCAGAAAGTCGCTGGCTCCCGTATTGACAGATGAGAAAATCCTCAAGGTGAGCCCTGACAGCAAGACCACCTGGCTCCTTCTCCATACAATGGGAATCGACTGCCAGGGGCTCCATTTTGATCCATTGCTGGCAGCGTATCTGCTGGATCCCGGCAAAGGGAGGTATTCCCTCAGAACCATTGCCAGCAAGTATCTCAATGTATCTCTGCCCAGTGCAAAGGAATCTCATCGGCCTGGCCAAAAGGCGCCAGGCTCCGTGTCAGCCTCACCAGCTATAGTTCAGGCTGCCGCCGCTGAAGCAGAGGCCTCTTTGCGTCTGAGGGAGGTTTTGCACCGCAAGCTGGAGCTCGAACAGTTGGCCCAGCTCTTCTATGACGTGGAGATGCCCTTGACAGGTGTACTTGCCAGGATGGAATTGCGTGGGGTCAGGCTGGCCACTGAGCAACTGCAGAGGCTTTCACAGGAGTTGAGCGAAAAACTGGCCCTTTCTGAGGAAAGGATCTTCAGCATGGCCGGAGAAGTTTTCAATGTAAATTCTTCTCAACAGCTGGCCGCTATTCTGTTCGACAAGCTCGGGCTGCCAACTAGAAAAAAGACCAAAACGGGCTACTCCACGGATATGGGCGTCCTGTCTTCACTTGCTCATCTGCATCCCCTGCCAGCGGAAGTAATTACCTATCGCAGTCTACTCAAGCTCAAAAACACCTATGTGGACTCACTACCCCGCTTGATCCACCCGGCAACCGGACGAATCCACACTTCCTACAACCAGATGGTGACCGCCACCGGGCGACTCAGCTCCAGCAACCCCAACCTGCAAAATATCCCGGTGCGCACCCAGGAAGGACGTGCCATCAGGCGCGCCTTCGTGGCTGCCGAGGGCAGTTGCCTGCTCGCAGCTGACTACTCACAAATCGAGCTCAGGATTCTGGCGCACCTGTCGGATGACGAGGCCCTGAAACAGGCCTTTTTGAGTGAGCAGGACATCCATCGACAGACAGCAGCTGAGCTTTTTTCCGTAGAGCCGCAGGCAGTAACAGAGTCCATGAGACGGCGCGCCAAGACCATCAACTTCGGCATCATCTACGGTATGAGCCCTTATGGACTGGCAAAGGAATTGCACATAACCCAGGCCGAAGCAAGAGACCTCATAGACCTCTATTTCCAGCGCCATAAAGGAGTAGGCCGCTACCTGGAAAAAGTCACCGAAGAGGCCCGCCAGCAGGGGTTCGTCACTACCCTGTTCGGCCGCAAACGATATCTGCCGGATCTGCAGAGTCGCAATCGCAATGTGCGGCGCTTCGCAGAGCGCACAGCAGTGAACACTCCCATCCAGGGAACTGCCGCGGACATCATCAAAATTGCCATGATCCGTATAGACAGGGAATTGCGGTTCAGAAGGCTGCCAGCCACCATGATCATGCAGGTTCATGATGAACTGGTATTCGAAGTGGTTGCCGAGGTGCTGACAGAGGTGACTGCCCTGGTAAGGGAACAGATGGAGTCTGTGGTGGCACTCTCAGTGCCCCTGCGCGTGAAAACGAACTATGGCGACAACTGGGATCAGGCCCACTGA
- a CDS encoding helix-turn-helix domain-containing protein, with the protein MANPTRKGAKSEAEIEAEARRKKEILDKVAQSNLPTKTILKELGISRSTYYSWLKRFEEHGMEGLKDSRSSPKSTETEEKAAAGPTEVESVAEQAAEEDSVIDSAKATAESPTKFTTETEQTRPTEPAEPVAYDVESHGATAREEMGMSGQGGQISGSEQKKGMGVYALIAIFLLVVGFLVIISFSNSNSYRLKVEDNKITLWKGKFAPRGMAKVDSFEPVAIGDADVSPLLHKSYVGKEAVYKALFGFFMQQIDAESTKGDNADIARMAQLLEKAEAISTNGGSSGKQAVATLYQLAEKRVAVAEMALQNAYRKALPAYQKALRYGLGDPSAIKARIDTMEVALGLKAPPKKKELPEAAAPAVEEKIEEQAPGQGHAGHHMQSEKTEKPAAAEGSAEHK; encoded by the coding sequence ATGGCAAACCCAACTAGAAAGGGAGCGAAGTCAGAGGCTGAAATTGAAGCTGAAGCAAGACGGAAGAAGGAAATCTTGGATAAGGTGGCACAGTCCAACCTACCAACGAAAACGATTTTGAAAGAATTGGGCATTTCCAGGTCTACTTATTACAGTTGGTTGAAGCGCTTTGAAGAGCACGGCATGGAGGGATTAAAAGACAGCCGGTCCTCACCAAAGTCAACTGAAACCGAGGAAAAAGCAGCAGCCGGTCCCACCGAAGTGGAAAGTGTGGCTGAACAAGCGGCAGAAGAAGATTCTGTCATCGATTCGGCGAAAGCTACCGCGGAAAGTCCCACCAAGTTCACCACGGAGACAGAGCAGACTCGTCCGACTGAGCCAGCGGAGCCAGTTGCATATGATGTCGAGTCACATGGAGCTACAGCGAGAGAGGAGATGGGTATGTCAGGACAAGGCGGTCAAATCAGTGGCAGCGAACAGAAAAAAGGCATGGGAGTCTACGCCCTCATTGCCATATTCCTGCTGGTGGTAGGTTTTCTGGTCATTATCAGTTTCAGCAACTCCAATAGCTATCGCCTCAAGGTGGAAGACAACAAGATTACCCTGTGGAAAGGAAAATTTGCTCCTCGGGGCATGGCCAAGGTCGATTCCTTTGAACCAGTGGCCATCGGCGACGCTGACGTCAGTCCACTGCTCCACAAGAGTTATGTGGGCAAGGAGGCAGTGTATAAGGCCCTGTTCGGCTTTTTCATGCAACAAATAGATGCAGAGTCAACCAAAGGAGACAATGCAGATATTGCCAGAATGGCACAGCTGCTGGAAAAGGCTGAGGCCATATCTACCAACGGCGGCAGTTCGGGAAAGCAGGCCGTTGCCACTCTGTACCAGCTGGCTGAGAAGCGGGTGGCCGTTGCTGAAATGGCTCTGCAAAATGCCTACCGCAAGGCTCTGCCTGCCTATCAGAAAGCCCTGCGCTACGGTCTGGGAGACCCTTCGGCCATCAAAGCTCGCATCGACACCATGGAAGTGGCCCTAGGCTTGAAAGCGCCTCCCAAGAAAAAAGAGCTGCCTGAAGCCGCTGCCCCGGCTGTAGAGGAGAAAATTGAGGAGCAAGCGCCAGGGCAAGGGCATGCAGGTCACCATATGCAGAGTGAAAAAACCGAAAAACCCGCAGCAGCTGAAGGCTCAGCAGAACACAAATAG
- a CDS encoding histidine--tRNA ligase, which yields MAIKAIKGMNDILPAEAWKWQFVENTARRVFANFGYVEIRPPILEKTELFARSIGETTDIVEKEMYTFPDRNSELLTLRPEATASVVRAYIEHALHLQPTMRKLYTIGPMFRHERPQKGRYRQFHQIDVEAFAIDDPMIDAEVIYMLVAFLDELGIRQVELHLNSLGCSNCRQPFRASLSSYLDETQESLCADCRRRKLKNPLRVFDCKVPACRETLERAPKLLEFLCEECAAHFQSVSDYLRSLGLAARVDPYMVRGLDYYTKTTFEVLAEHLGSQNAVGGGGRYDGLMKMLGGPDLPGIGFAIGMERLIMLLPGEGAREVRQVDLFVACLGDEARRFGFSLVQQMRREDVHAEADYGNRSLKAQMRLADKLRAHYVLIVGEDEIARQKGTLRDMRQKTQVEVPFETMKEQLLTLCGQSLAG from the coding sequence ATGGCAATAAAGGCAATCAAGGGCATGAATGACATTCTGCCAGCCGAGGCATGGAAATGGCAGTTTGTGGAAAATACTGCCCGCCGGGTCTTTGCCAATTTTGGCTATGTGGAAATTCGGCCCCCCATTCTTGAAAAGACTGAGCTTTTTGCTCGAAGCATTGGTGAGACCACGGACATTGTGGAAAAAGAGATGTACACTTTCCCTGACCGGAATAGTGAGCTTCTCACGCTTCGTCCTGAAGCCACCGCCTCAGTGGTGCGAGCGTACATAGAACATGCCCTGCATTTGCAGCCCACCATGCGTAAGTTATACACCATTGGGCCCATGTTTCGCCATGAGCGTCCACAAAAAGGCAGGTATCGGCAGTTTCATCAAATCGATGTGGAAGCTTTTGCCATAGACGATCCCATGATTGATGCAGAGGTCATTTACATGCTCGTCGCTTTTCTCGACGAGTTGGGCATAAGGCAAGTAGAGCTCCACCTGAACTCACTTGGCTGCAGCAATTGTCGACAACCCTTCCGGGCCTCTTTGAGCAGCTATCTGGATGAGACACAGGAGTCCCTCTGTGCGGATTGCCGGCGAAGAAAATTGAAGAATCCCCTCCGGGTTTTCGACTGCAAGGTTCCTGCATGCAGAGAGACTCTGGAGAGAGCTCCAAAGCTGCTGGAGTTTCTCTGTGAAGAATGTGCTGCTCATTTTCAGAGCGTCAGTGATTACCTGCGCTCTCTGGGGTTGGCTGCCAGGGTGGATCCATACATGGTGCGCGGCCTCGACTATTACACCAAGACCACTTTTGAAGTTCTTGCGGAACATCTTGGATCTCAGAATGCTGTTGGTGGCGGCGGCAGATACGACGGCCTGATGAAGATGCTGGGCGGTCCCGACCTTCCCGGTATCGGATTTGCTATCGGTATGGAGCGGCTCATAATGCTTCTTCCCGGGGAGGGCGCCAGAGAGGTCAGGCAGGTGGATCTTTTTGTAGCCTGTCTGGGAGATGAGGCCAGGCGGTTCGGCTTTTCCCTGGTCCAGCAGATGCGCAGGGAAGACGTGCATGCTGAAGCTGACTACGGCAACAGAAGTCTCAAGGCGCAGATGCGCCTGGCAGACAAACTGCGGGCTCACTATGTGCTCATTGTCGGCGAAGATGAGATTGCCAGGCAGAAGGGTACACTGCGAGATATGCGACAGAAGACTCAGGTGGAAGTCCCTTTTGAGACAATGAAAGAACAGCTGCTCACTTTGTGTGGGCAATCATTGGCAGGGTAG